The following proteins come from a genomic window of Sporolituus thermophilus DSM 23256:
- a CDS encoding septation protein SpoVG family protein: protein MMKITSVMFKKANRQQEKLPGVIAIANIEIENAIVIRDVLFGKYPDDSNKYFLRFPRRKSQIGFYLVAYCISKEIHEQVIAQVIEAWQRIDTNEFEQEGKTVVEIV from the coding sequence ATGATGAAAATTACATCTGTCATGTTCAAGAAAGCGAACAGACAACAAGAAAAACTACCTGGTGTTATTGCAATTGCGAACATCGAGATTGAAAACGCTATTGTCATTCGTGATGTTCTTTTTGGGAAATATCCCGATGACAGCAACAAGTATTTCCTGCGTTTTCCTCGCAGGAAGTCGCAAATAGGATTTTACCTTGTCGCGTATTGTATAAGTAAAGAAATACATGAACAAGTAATAGCACAAGTAATTGAAGCTTGGCAAAGGATTGATACAAATGAATTTGAACAGGAAGGAAAAACGGTGGTTGAAATAGTGTAA
- a CDS encoding helix-turn-helix domain-containing protein: protein MQSICPVCGHEHNDPKQCPICGYWYQVVRYKEHGQWVNYEEYEKVLQNVKDNKRYNLTCPECFKQAKMYYDGYGLTCSCGGLFSLRGIDNPVKFFREKNNLTQEEAAKMLGISRSLLAMIEAGQRKIPDNILGFVTG, encoded by the coding sequence ATGCAATCTATTTGCCCGGTATGTGGTCACGAACATAACGATCCGAAACAATGTCCTATTTGTGGATATTGGTATCAGGTGGTAAGGTACAAAGAACATGGTCAATGGGTTAATTACGAAGAATACGAAAAAGTCCTGCAAAACGTCAAAGACAATAAACGGTATAACCTAACCTGTCCTGAATGTTTTAAACAGGCGAAAATGTATTATGACGGTTATGGTCTTACTTGTTCTTGTGGTGGTTTATTTAGTTTAAGAGGTATCGATAATCCTGTAAAGTTTTTTCGTGAAAAAAACAATCTCACGCAGGAAGAAGCGGCAAAAATGCTAGGTATAAGTAGGTCATTACTTGCAATGATTGAAGCAGGACAAAGGAAAATTCCAGACAATATTTTAGGTTTTGTCACAGGTTAA
- a CDS encoding helix-turn-helix domain-containing protein, with protein sequence MPKLTKMKILRMQKGLTQHDLAKMLGVSQSYVAKVENEQIKPTQDILLALAEVLGCRPDELV encoded by the coding sequence ATGCCAAAATTAACCAAGATGAAAATTCTCCGTATGCAAAAAGGGCTAACTCAACACGACTTAGCCAAAATGTTAGGTGTTAGTCAGTCATATGTCGCGAAAGTTGAAAATGAACAAATAAAGCCAACGCAAGATATACTATTGGCATTGGCGGAAGTCTTAGGATGCAGACCGGATGAATTGGTCTGA
- a CDS encoding tyrosine-type recombinase/integrase, with product MHFWIAKYIPRTFTAVEIKKMLNAFKGDTFYEIRNRCIISLFFSTGIRMNELIELKLQDINITTDLIRIQKGKGMKERFVPISRAMKRILIEYLKHRQEYLADKNPDCPYVFPSRTGQKMTSSALESMFKKLKHELNLQGEKISCHTWRHTFAKNYLLNGGDIFSLQKILGHADLESTRIYLQLNDQEIKTQFSRYNPLDNKDWLY from the coding sequence CTGCATTTTTGGATTGCCAAATACATACCTAGAACATTTACTGCTGTTGAAATAAAGAAAATGCTTAACGCTTTTAAAGGCGATACATTTTATGAAATTCGCAACAGATGCATAATATCGCTATTTTTCAGTACTGGCATCAGAATGAACGAGCTAATCGAACTTAAGCTACAGGACATTAACATTACCACCGACCTGATCCGTATCCAGAAAGGCAAAGGCATGAAGGAACGTTTCGTACCTATCAGCAGAGCGATGAAAAGAATTTTGATTGAGTACTTGAAACACAGGCAGGAATATCTTGCCGACAAAAACCCTGATTGTCCTTATGTTTTTCCGTCCAGGACAGGGCAGAAAATGACTTCATCAGCGTTAGAAAGTATGTTTAAAAAACTAAAACATGAACTAAACCTACAAGGCGAAAAAATTTCCTGTCATACATGGCGACATACCTTTGCAAAAAACTACCTGCTTAATGGCGGCGATATATTCTCTTTGCAAAAGATACTAGGACATGCTGACCTAGAAAGCACTCGCATATATTTACAATTGAATGACCAAGAAATAAAGACACAGTTTTCCCGATACAATCCCCTGGATAATAAGGATTGGCTGTATTAG
- a CDS encoding tyrosine-type recombinase/integrase codes for MEITLAAKMFFSSKQSEGVTARTIQTYKTELPRFLDFLMEKMEVYHVEDITAYQIREFLNHLKSLGTMRNITIHRYYRTIKTFLNFLEKEEIIKNNPIKKVNPPKIEKIIPMFMADLFCIVWLPKSARIKCRN; via the coding sequence ATGGAAATTACGTTAGCGGCTAAAATGTTCTTTTCGAGCAAACAATCAGAAGGAGTGACAGCAAGGACTATTCAGACTTATAAAACAGAATTACCTAGATTTTTAGATTTTCTCATGGAGAAAATGGAAGTCTATCATGTAGAAGATATTACCGCCTATCAAATAAGAGAATTTCTTAACCACCTGAAAAGCCTAGGTACAATGCGCAATATTACAATACATAGATATTACCGCACTATCAAAACATTTTTAAATTTTCTTGAAAAAGAAGAAATAATCAAAAACAATCCAATAAAAAAAGTCAATCCGCCGAAGATTGAAAAAATAATACCTATGTTTATGGCAGACTTATTTTGCATAGTTTGGCTGCCGAAATCTGCACGTATAAAATGCCGAAATTGA
- a CDS encoding Nramp family divalent metal transporter has product MKEEQLASHLPLQILPETREMKAKAKGLFKYLGPAFIVSVAYMDPGNFGTNISGGTQFGYNLLWVILWSNLMAIFVQIMSAKLGIATGVNLPNHCGQIFSRPVNWGLWSIATVAAMATDLAEFLGGKSEETPISNHNAGNKGLAIAVALPVVPGFRQCVDTTHGYDIR; this is encoded by the coding sequence ATGAAAGAAGAACAACTTGCTTCGCACCTACCCCTTCAAATTCTACCTGAGACGAGGGAAATGAAAGCAAAGGCCAAAGGATTATTCAAGTACCTTGGCCCGGCGTTCATTGTCAGTGTTGCCTATATGGATCCCGGTAATTTTGGCACGAATATCAGCGGAGGTACGCAATTTGGCTACAACCTTTTATGGGTTATTCTATGGAGTAACTTAATGGCGATTTTCGTTCAAATCATGTCAGCCAAACTAGGGATTGCAACGGGCGTTAACCTTCCAAATCATTGCGGCCAAATATTTTCTCGGCCTGTGAACTGGGGCCTATGGTCAATAGCTACCGTGGCAGCGATGGCTACAGACCTTGCGGAATTTCTTGGGGGAAAATCAGAAGAGACCCCTATTTCCAATCACAACGCTGGAAATAAAGGTCTCGCTATAGCAGTCGCGCTGCCAGTAGTACCGGGCTTTCGCCAGTGTGTCGATACTACTCACGGATACGACATCCGTTAG
- the nrfD gene encoding NrfD/PsrC family molybdoenzyme membrane anchor subunit, with product MGATVLNAVTQQQSFGVLIVLYFFLAGLSAGLFLISSLASVFKWEKMRSLVKPAAVLAAVAFAPAPLVLIADLASPERFFMLLFNFNPMSLMAWGTWIVSLYGPVSFWYGWKCWKNETVSNKILLFGTGLALALGTYTGMLIGVVPGRPLWNSAIVPVLFLVSGLVCAAAVLTVLLHTFPNRGERDAETALEVLGELKLFLVVTEAMLITFHLIVLTLASVGARETVMHLVWGPRHIQFIWIQIIMGLVLPMLLLIWAKKSTLSPVLAGLMSVIGVYALRLNFVLGGQETPLMPGSIPDGDLAAWQVFAAAIVLAGIAIVGYRFFRLMFLPAQPRMSNAGVGS from the coding sequence ATGGGGGCGACCGTATTAAACGCCGTGACTCAACAGCAGTCTTTTGGCGTGCTGATTGTTCTGTATTTTTTCTTAGCCGGACTTAGTGCCGGACTGTTTCTGATTTCCTCTCTCGCCAGCGTCTTTAAGTGGGAGAAAATGCGCTCACTGGTAAAGCCGGCTGCCGTTTTAGCGGCGGTGGCATTTGCTCCCGCGCCGCTTGTCCTTATCGCCGATCTCGCCTCACCCGAACGGTTTTTTATGTTGCTTTTCAATTTTAATCCAATGTCCTTAATGGCTTGGGGCACGTGGATCGTTTCCCTTTACGGTCCCGTATCGTTCTGGTATGGTTGGAAATGTTGGAAAAACGAAACTGTAAGTAACAAAATTCTATTATTTGGGACAGGGCTGGCGTTGGCGCTGGGAACTTATACCGGGATGCTTATTGGTGTAGTTCCGGGCCGGCCTTTGTGGAATTCCGCCATTGTTCCTGTTCTGTTTCTTGTTTCTGGCTTAGTTTGCGCTGCTGCTGTTTTGACTGTTCTTCTTCATACGTTTCCCAACCGGGGGGAGAGGGACGCCGAAACGGCCTTAGAGGTTCTTGGTGAGCTGAAACTTTTCTTAGTAGTGACCGAAGCTATGCTCATCACTTTCCACCTTATCGTACTTACGCTGGCTTCTGTTGGGGCGCGGGAAACGGTAATGCATCTAGTTTGGGGTCCAAGGCATATACAGTTTATCTGGATCCAAATAATAATGGGATTGGTTCTGCCTATGCTGCTGCTCATATGGGCTAAGAAAAGTACGCTGTCACCAGTTCTTGCCGGTCTGATGTCCGTTATTGGTGTGTACGCTCTGCGGCTGAACTTTGTTTTGGGTGGACAGGAAACGCCGCTGATGCCAGGCAGTATTCCTGACGGCGACTTGGCTGCATGGCAGGTTTTCGCCGCTGCGATTGTTTTAGCCGGGATTGCTATTGTAGGATACCGCTTTTTCCGGCTAATGTTCTTGCCCGCTCAGCCAAGAATGTCAAATGCGGGTGTAGGATCGTAA